The genomic stretch TGGTATAGCTGTAGAAGGTTTCGGTATCATAACGTAAGCCATTGAAACCACCAACCGAACCAATACCAGGTAATTCGACTTCCCGCACAAAGGAACCATCTAGGTCAAAAATTTTGATGGAGGAGTGAGCATCTTTGAGGTAATCGGTCACAAATTGGTTGTTGAGTAAGCCTACACCTTCTAGGGTTTCATCGGCTTGGGGAATTATTTCTTGCCACTGTGCCTGATCAGGATGATTAGTATCAATGGCAATGACTCGACTGCGAGGGGCATCTAAGTCTGTGCGGAACCAAAATACTGATTGATCATTGCCGATGAAGCTATAGCTGGCATCAAATTCTTTAATGAGTTCCACAACCGGGGAATCTGGGTCTTGCAAATTTTTATAAAACACCAGATTCTTGGGGTCAGTACCCAGGGTAACTATAATTATCAGATAATTACCATCTTCAGTGACTCCACCACTGACACCCCATTCTTTCTGGTCAGGGCGCTCATAAATCAGAATATCTTCTGACTGGGGTGTTCCCAGCTTATGATAATAGAGCTTTTGATAATAATTGAGGTCTTCTAATTTAGTGGCTTCATTGGGTTCATCGAAGCGGCTATAGAAGAACCCTTGATGGTCGTGAGTCCAAGATGCCCCAGAAAACTTTACCCACTTAATCTGATCCGAGAGGTCAAGACCTGTTTCCACCTCCCGCACTTGCCACTCTTGCCAGTCAGAACCAGACCTAGACAGACCATAGGCCAGCAGTTTGCCATCTTTACTAATGGCTAAACCTGATAGGGCAACGGTACCGTCTTCTGAAAGGGTGTTGGGGTCAAGTAATAGGGTTGGTTCAGCATCCAGGGAGGTCAAGGTGTAGAGAACACTTTGGTTCTGGAGACCATCGTTTTTGAAATAGAAGTAGCGATCGCCTTTTTTAAACGGAGTGCTATATTTCTCGTAATTCCATAGCTTGGTGATGCGCTGCTTAAGTGTTTCCCGTGTTGGTATTTCGCTGAGATAACCAAAGGTGACTTGATTCTGTGCTTCTACCCAAGCTTTAGTTTCCTCTGAATCTGGGTCTTCTAGCCACCGGTAAGGGTCAGCAACTAGAGTACCGTGGTAATCATCGACTTGGTCGGCTTTGCGGCTTTTGGGATAGTTCAGGGGTTGACTGGTAGATGGCATGGTGGCAGATGGTGAAGCAGCGTTTCTAGTTTAACGTTTCTATTCTTTGGGCCGAGGTTGGAGGACATGGGTAGTTATCGGGCTGATCGCGAATTGATCTAAAATCTATATAAGGCTAATAATAAGGTAGAGGGATAAGGGTGGAAATTGTAACCAGCAAGATGCCGGTTCCACCAAGATGCCGGTTCCACCAAGATTCCTGTTGGGGAAGGCAAATCGCCCCTGATAATTATGACTAGATCGATCACACCACAACTAGCAACGCCCCTAGAGCTCAAGACTCGTCCGGCTTTTGATATGAGTGATGACGAATTCTTTGCTTTTTGTCAGCTTAATCGGGAGTTACGGATCGAACGGGACCAAGATGGAAGGCTTGTTATTATGACTCCTACAGGAGGGGAAACTGGCGGTCGCAATTTTGATTTGATTGTTCAGTTTGGCAATTGGGTATGCCAAGATGGTACAGGGAAAGGTTTTGATTCTTCTACTGGCTTTATACTTCCCAATGGAGCAAATCGTTCTCCTGATGTTGCTTGGGTCAAGCTTGAGAGGTGGGAATCCCTAACTAAAGAACAACGAAAGAAGTTTGTACCCCTATGCCCCGATTTTGTGATTGAGCTACGTTCTGGAAGTGATCGCCTGGAAAACTTGCAAGACAAAATGGCAGAGTATAGGTCAAATGGGACTTTGCTAGGTTGGCTGATTGACCCGAATCAGCGGCAAGTTTATGTATATCGTCTTGGGGCGGAAGTTGAACAACTGGATAATCCAGCGAAGGTGAGTGGTGAGCCAGTTTTACCTGGGTTTGTGCTCCAGATGGATGAGATCTGGGATTGAGGAGCCTACCCAAGATACGTTCAATTTTTGCGATCGCATTGCCATGGGACTGTGGGAACAGGTTAAAAAACAGTTTAGCAAAAGTAAGCTATTGCCACTGTTCGCGCTGCTTGACAATATTCGCACAAAAATTTGGCACGCTACTTAAGCCACTTTCACCAGTTGAGATTTTAATCTAGCTTGGAGTTAGATACACTAGGTAATATGTAAAATCTCTACCCAATGCCAAAGAAAATCAGGAGGTGCGACCCGTGGCGAATTTAATTCGCCAACGGAAAGCGCACCTCATAGAACTCAAACAAATGCTTCACCAAGCGGGTTTTACAGAAATACGAGGTAAAGGAAGTCATACAAACTGGATACATC from Moorena sp. SIOASIH encodes the following:
- a CDS encoding prolyl oligopeptidase family serine peptidase translates to MPSTSQPLNYPKSRKADQVDDYHGTLVADPYRWLEDPDSEETKAWVEAQNQVTFGYLSEIPTRETLKQRITKLWNYEKYSTPFKKGDRYFYFKNDGLQNQSVLYTLTSLDAEPTLLLDPNTLSEDGTVALSGLAISKDGKLLAYGLSRSGSDWQEWQVREVETGLDLSDQIKWVKFSGASWTHDHQGFFYSRFDEPNEATKLEDLNYYQKLYYHKLGTPQSEDILIYERPDQKEWGVSGGVTEDGNYLIIIVTLGTDPKNLVFYKNLQDPDSPVVELIKEFDASYSFIGNDQSVFWFRTDLDAPRSRVIAIDTNHPDQAQWQEIIPQADETLEGVGLLNNQFVTDYLKDAHSSIKIFDLDGSFVREVELPGIGSVGGFNGLRYDTETFYSYTSFTTPATIYRYDMVSGESTIFRQPQVDFNPDDYETKQVFYPSKDGTQVPMFITHKKGLELDSNNPTYLYGYGGFNISITPNFSISNLVWMEMGGVYAVANLRGGGEYGEDWHQSGTKLNKQNVFDDFIWAAEWLIGAQYTSPQKLAIAGGSNGGLLVGACMTQRPDLFGAALPAVGVLDMLRFHKFTIGWAWCSDFGSPDNPEEFKALYAYSPLHNLKPGTAYPPTLITTADHDDRVVPAHSFKFAAALQEAHEGEQPVLIRIETKAGHGAGKPTSKIIEEIADKWAFLLRTLEVEV
- a CDS encoding Uma2 family endonuclease, translated to MTRSITPQLATPLELKTRPAFDMSDDEFFAFCQLNRELRIERDQDGRLVIMTPTGGETGGRNFDLIVQFGNWVCQDGTGKGFDSSTGFILPNGANRSPDVAWVKLERWESLTKEQRKKFVPLCPDFVIELRSGSDRLENLQDKMAEYRSNGTLLGWLIDPNQRQVYVYRLGAEVEQLDNPAKVSGEPVLPGFVLQMDEIWD